The following coding sequences are from one Eucalyptus grandis isolate ANBG69807.140 chromosome 11, ASM1654582v1, whole genome shotgun sequence window:
- the LOC104427936 gene encoding RNA polymerase II C-terminal domain phosphatase-like 4, which produces MANLCRSTNFNLPSGFLQPSLRLSHKYTDQMREANTQAVLGLKKLHLILDLDHTLLHTVRFSYLTPEEKKKLKAEAKRNMEGGGPAGSSDIFLDSTSEGFFITKLRPFVREFLREADKMFELTVYTMGRRAYLSMKTKLLDPDGQYFGNRLIAREDCTLKGGKSLDVVLAKESNVLILDDTVVVWPDHAENLIPVEPFYYFSHGSQKRGVQPSIIHNKGEHEGGLVTALRVLKEIHERYFNSELGLKGEGDVRELVQRVQSGVRERYGDQAAPPEDAP; this is translated from the coding sequence ATGGCCAACCTATGCAGATCCACGAACTTCAACCTTCCCTCTGGGTTCCTTCAACCTTCCTTGAGGCTCAGCCACAAGTACACCGATCAGATGCGCGAGGCGAACACCCAAGCCGTGCTGGGGTTGAAGAAGCTCCACTTGATCCTCGACTTGGACCACACCCTCCTCCACACCGTCCGGTTCTCCTATCTCACCcccgaggagaagaagaaactcAAGGCCGAGGCCAAGCGGAACATGGAAGGTGGTGGTCCTGCAGGAAGCAGCGACATCTTCTTGGACAGTACCAGCGAGGGTTTTTTCATCACTAAACTGAGGCCGTTCGTGCGGGAGTTCTTGAGAGAGGCCGACAAGATGTTCGAGTTGACGGTCTACACGATGGGACGCCGTGCGTATTTGTCCATGAAGACCAAGCTGCTGGACCCCGATGGGCAATACTTTGGCAATCGACTCATTGCGCGGGAGGACTGCACGCTCAAAGGCGGCAAGAGCCTCGACGTGGTCCTGGCCAAAGAATCCAACGTCCTGATCCTGGACGACACCGTGGTCGTGTGGCCGGATCACGCCGAGAACCTGATACCGGTTGAGCCGTTTTACTACTTCTCTCACGGGAGCCAGAAGCGGGGCGTGCAGCCCAGCATCATTCACAACAAGGGCGAGCACGAGGGCGGGTTGGTGACAGCTCTTCGGGTTCTCAAGGAAATCCACGAGCGTTACTTCAACTCAGAATTAGGGCTCAAGGGCGAAGGGGACGTGCGCGAGTTGGTGCAACGGGTCCAGAGCGGAGTCCGCGAAAGGTATGGCGATCAAGCTGCTCCTCCTGAAGATGCACCGTAG